Proteins from a genomic interval of Pseudodesulfovibrio nedwellii:
- a CDS encoding amino acid ABC transporter ATP-binding protein: MAMIEVQKLHKWYGDFHVLQGITESVNKGEVLVICGPSGSGKSTFIRCINRLEEYQKGQILFDGKDILDKDVNVNDLRAEIGIVFQQFNLYPHLTVLKNVTLAPIKVKNVPKEEAEKVALSLLERVGIHDQAHKYPAELSGGQQQRVAIARSLAMKPKVMLFDEPTSALDPEMINEVLNVMKDLAREGMTMLCVTHEMGFAREVCDRVLFMDGGVVVEQAPPDEFFKNPKHERTKNFLKEIL, from the coding sequence AGTGGTATGGTGATTTTCATGTATTACAGGGGATTACCGAATCCGTGAATAAAGGAGAGGTGCTTGTCATCTGTGGTCCTTCCGGTTCCGGTAAATCCACGTTTATTCGCTGTATCAATCGGTTGGAGGAGTATCAGAAAGGTCAAATCCTTTTTGACGGCAAAGATATCTTGGATAAGGATGTCAACGTCAACGATTTGCGAGCCGAGATTGGTATCGTGTTTCAGCAGTTCAATCTGTACCCCCATCTGACAGTCCTGAAAAATGTGACCTTGGCACCCATCAAGGTTAAAAATGTTCCCAAGGAAGAGGCCGAAAAAGTCGCCCTCAGCCTGCTTGAACGCGTTGGTATTCACGATCAGGCGCACAAATATCCTGCCGAACTTTCCGGTGGTCAGCAGCAGCGAGTGGCTATCGCCCGCTCTTTGGCAATGAAACCCAAGGTTATGCTTTTTGACGAGCCGACTTCTGCCTTGGATCCGGAAATGATCAACGAAGTCCTCAACGTCATGAAGGATCTGGCCCGTGAAGGCATGACTATGTTGTGTGTTACTCACGAAATGGGCTTTGCCCGTGAAGTATGCGACCGAGTTCTGTTCATGGACGGTGGTGTTGTGGTGGAGCAGGCTCCGCCGGATGAATTCTTTAAGAATCCCAAACACGAGCGTACGAAGAACTTCCTGAAGGAAATTCTTTAA
- a CDS encoding ABC transporter substrate-binding protein → MKRLVIILALVLSFMFAASIASAGKIEDVKAKGVLTCGVKDSVNLFGFIDADSKELVGFDIDICKYIASKLGVKTEFKVVTSKNRIPMLVQGSVDMVAATMTHKFSRDEQIDFSITYFMDGQKILVKKGSGIASAADLANKKVGTVKGSTSEKNIKNAQPKAHVISYDEYPQAFMALKQGKVKAVTTDSGILAGLKAGDDNPEKWEIAGEFIASEPYGLGLPQNDSAFRDFVNKCLNEMWLDGTYQKLFKKWMGYDLPEGWTIELWPM, encoded by the coding sequence ATGAAACGGTTGGTAATTATTTTGGCTTTGGTGCTGTCGTTCATGTTTGCCGCGAGTATTGCTTCCGCTGGTAAGATCGAAGACGTGAAGGCAAAAGGCGTGCTGACGTGCGGCGTCAAGGATTCCGTTAACCTGTTCGGCTTCATTGATGCCGATTCCAAGGAACTGGTCGGTTTTGACATCGACATTTGCAAGTATATTGCTTCCAAGCTCGGCGTGAAGACTGAGTTTAAGGTCGTCACCTCCAAGAACCGTATTCCGATGCTGGTTCAGGGTTCCGTGGACATGGTTGCCGCTACCATGACTCACAAGTTCTCTCGTGATGAGCAGATCGACTTCTCCATTACCTATTTTATGGATGGTCAGAAGATTCTCGTGAAGAAAGGCTCCGGCATTGCTTCGGCTGCTGATCTCGCGAATAAGAAGGTTGGTACTGTTAAGGGTTCCACTTCTGAAAAGAACATCAAGAATGCACAGCCCAAGGCACACGTCATTTCCTATGACGAATACCCCCAGGCTTTCATGGCCCTGAAGCAGGGCAAGGTCAAAGCTGTGACCACCGATTCCGGTATTCTTGCTGGCCTCAAGGCCGGCGATGATAATCCTGAGAAGTGGGAAATCGCTGGCGAATTTATCGCCTCTGAGCCTTACGGTCTTGGTTTGCCTCAGAACGATTCCGCTTTCCGTGATTTCGTCAACAAGTGTCTCAACGAGATGTGGTTAGACGGCACCTACCAGAAGCTGTTCAAGAAGTGGATGGGTTACGATCTTCCTGAAGGTTGGACCATCGAACTTTGGCCTATGTAA
- a CDS encoding amino acid ABC transporter permease: protein MDYNFQWAKMFSGEPALWMWEGFTTTLQISAIALVGAMLLGIFICILRMTPFKPLRWFALAYTEFFRNTPLLVQIFFWYNASHFVIPAGINEWMNDLYYWFPGPFAVLGHEFVGEWVLFNVELITGVIALTVYTSAFIAEEIRAGIFSIPKNQLEASRAVGLSFLQGYRYVIMPQALRIVIPPLISQALNLIKNSSLCMVIGVTEMMFQATQIESYHAIPFEAFSVALMIYLAISLVVSFCITMYNKHFMIQVMY from the coding sequence TTGGATTACAATTTTCAATGGGCCAAAATGTTTTCCGGCGAGCCAGCCTTGTGGATGTGGGAGGGCTTTACCACGACTTTGCAAATCTCTGCGATAGCTTTAGTCGGGGCGATGTTGCTTGGTATTTTTATATGCATTCTGCGGATGACTCCTTTTAAGCCTTTGCGGTGGTTTGCTCTGGCTTACACAGAATTTTTTAGGAACACTCCGCTGCTAGTGCAGATATTCTTCTGGTACAATGCGTCGCACTTTGTCATTCCCGCTGGTATCAACGAGTGGATGAATGATCTTTATTATTGGTTTCCCGGACCGTTTGCCGTACTCGGTCATGAATTTGTTGGCGAGTGGGTTCTGTTCAACGTGGAGTTGATCACAGGCGTTATCGCTTTAACCGTCTACACTTCGGCTTTTATTGCGGAAGAGATTCGGGCAGGTATTTTTTCCATTCCCAAGAATCAGCTTGAGGCGTCCCGTGCTGTTGGCCTTTCTTTTTTGCAGGGCTATCGTTATGTGATTATGCCCCAGGCTCTGCGTATCGTTATTCCGCCGCTCATTTCACAAGCACTTAACCTGATCAAAAATTCATCCTTGTGTATGGTTATCGGTGTGACCGAGATGATGTTTCAGGCGACTCAAATCGAGTCGTATCATGCCATTCCGTTCGAGGCGTTTTCCGTAGCCCTGATGATCTATCTGGCTATCTCCCTGGTGGTTTCGTTCTGTATCACCATGTATAACAAGCATTTCATGATTCAGGTCATGTACTAG
- a CDS encoding amino acid ABC transporter permease, producing MHWDIVIDNFDYFLWGQTKFDLVFPFIHNVGGMLSAIIMAGLGIFGAFWIGMAAGLMRLSKRWWLKIPAVLYVEMVRGMPLLLLIFWFFFLAPVLIGQSLPAFSTTVFCFMIFTGAYVGEIVRAGVLALPKGQLEAARGSGLSQVQAMCFVILPQALRNMIPSFVNQFVSLTKDTSLAAILGVNELTRTGVQVDNREMVASFEVWITIAGLYFLLCFLLTSYSRRLEAQLSRYQARDR from the coding sequence ATGCATTGGGATATCGTCATTGACAACTTTGATTACTTTTTGTGGGGGCAGACCAAGTTTGATTTAGTTTTTCCTTTTATTCATAATGTGGGCGGTATGTTGTCCGCTATCATCATGGCCGGTTTGGGAATCTTTGGCGCGTTCTGGATTGGCATGGCCGCAGGGCTTATGCGTCTTTCCAAACGTTGGTGGCTCAAAATTCCCGCAGTTCTGTATGTTGAAATGGTTCGTGGCATGCCGTTGTTGCTGCTTATTTTTTGGTTCTTTTTTCTGGCTCCAGTTCTTATTGGTCAGTCTTTGCCCGCATTTTCGACGACCGTATTTTGTTTCATGATTTTTACCGGTGCCTATGTTGGTGAAATTGTGCGCGCTGGTGTGTTGGCTTTACCGAAAGGGCAGCTTGAGGCTGCACGTGGTTCCGGGTTGTCACAGGTACAGGCAATGTGTTTTGTTATTTTGCCCCAGGCGCTTAGAAATATGATTCCTTCTTTTGTGAATCAGTTTGTTTCTTTGACCAAGGATACGTCTTTGGCGGCCATTCTGGGCGTTAACGAGTTGACTCGTACCGGTGTTCAGGTGGATAATCGGGAAATGGTCGCTTCATTTGAAGTCTGGATTACCATTGCCGGTTTGTACTTTTTGTTGTGTTTCCTTTTGACTTCCTACAGTCGACGCCTGGAAGCTCAACTGTCTCGATATCAGGCAAGGGATCGCTAG
- a CDS encoding precorrin-8X methylmutase gives MNKKCTSKEVLLAEITIQNFKKPEDIEAESFRIIDSEVPEPRLFSGAKWEIVRRMIHTTADFELLGLVRFQEGAVESGIAAVKKGATIVTDTEMAKRGMPVRRLDPLGCTVHCLINDTRVVERAQREGITRAKAAVDVAVVEVKPEIYVVGNAPTALIRLVEHVDNGTVSPALVVGMPVGFVNAAESKALLMSRNIPYISIEGRKGGSALAACVINAMAVMAL, from the coding sequence ATGAATAAAAAATGTACCTCGAAGGAGGTCCTTTTGGCAGAAATAACAATTCAGAATTTTAAAAAACCTGAGGATATTGAAGCGGAATCTTTTCGAATTATCGATTCTGAGGTTCCTGAACCACGTCTATTCTCTGGTGCGAAGTGGGAAATTGTACGTAGAATGATCCATACTACAGCTGATTTTGAGCTTCTTGGATTAGTCAGATTTCAGGAAGGTGCAGTAGAATCAGGTATTGCGGCAGTGAAAAAAGGTGCCACGATTGTTACTGACACCGAGATGGCCAAACGGGGCATGCCTGTTCGTCGACTGGATCCATTGGGCTGCACCGTCCATTGTCTTATTAATGACACACGGGTGGTAGAGCGCGCTCAACGTGAAGGGATTACCCGAGCAAAAGCTGCGGTTGATGTTGCCGTGGTTGAAGTCAAACCGGAAATATATGTTGTTGGGAATGCGCCGACTGCGCTCATCCGACTTGTGGAACACGTTGATAATGGGACTGTGTCACCAGCATTAGTGGTTGGGATGCCCGTTGGATTTGTGAATGCTGCAGAATCAAAGGCCTTGCTAATGAGCCGGAATATTCCTTATATTTCTATCGAAGGACGGAAAGGCGGGAGTGCCTTAGCGGCCTGTGTTATTAATGCAATGGCGGTTATGGCGTTGTAG
- a CDS encoding 4Fe-4S dicluster domain-containing protein, producing MARKNKGKNKVTVYPDWCKGCGICVEFCPGKVLELNDQGKSSVVHEENCIRCGFCELHCPDFAIVVKDKDPESGKKAAKEAEFKAAKKNITGKGA from the coding sequence ATGGCTAGAAAAAACAAAGGGAAGAACAAGGTTACCGTGTACCCGGACTGGTGCAAAGGCTGCGGCATCTGTGTCGAGTTTTGTCCGGGCAAGGTGCTTGAGTTGAATGATCAAGGGAAATCCTCGGTTGTTCACGAAGAGAACTGTATCCGTTGCGGCTTTTGCGAGTTGCACTGTCCCGATTTTGCTATCGTGGTCAAAGACAAGGATCCCGAGAGCGGCAAAAAGGCTGCCAAGGAAGCGGAATTCAAGGCTGCCAAAAAGAACATAACCGGGAAGGGGGCGTAA
- a CDS encoding 2-oxoacid:acceptor oxidoreductase subunit alpha, with product MPRRKKRKEIFALGNEAVVEGALLAGCSFFGGYPITPSSEIMEIMAARLPKIEDGVFIQLEDEIASMGAIIGGSLAGRKTMTATSGPGFSLMQENLGYAIMAEAPLVLVNVMRGGPSTGLPTCPAQGDVQQARWGTHGDHPIIVLSASNVQECLDMTITAFNMAEKYRTPVILLLDEVTAHTREKIELPNEGEYEVFSRTVPSMPPEWYKPYEETVRGVPPMPAIGAGYRFHVTGLTHDRNGFPTQRPEEVIELMDRIHRKIDQFFYDIQLVEEVQTEDAEVVVIAYGCVARSAELAVQQARENGVKAGLLKLKTLFPYPRRHTEKVLAKAKTLVVPEMNMGQMSREVKRVNMGQAAVRTINRVDGQIVTPAEILKVIMQG from the coding sequence ATGCCCAGACGCAAGAAACGTAAGGAAATTTTCGCCCTTGGCAATGAGGCTGTTGTCGAAGGAGCTTTGTTGGCCGGGTGTTCGTTTTTCGGTGGGTATCCCATCACTCCGTCTTCCGAGATTATGGAAATAATGGCTGCTCGCCTACCCAAGATCGAAGATGGTGTCTTTATTCAACTTGAAGACGAGATCGCCAGCATGGGGGCCATTATCGGTGGCTCTCTGGCCGGTCGAAAAACCATGACTGCCACAAGTGGGCCGGGCTTTTCGCTTATGCAGGAGAATCTCGGGTATGCGATTATGGCTGAAGCCCCTTTGGTTTTGGTGAATGTCATGCGCGGTGGCCCTTCAACCGGTTTACCGACCTGTCCGGCGCAGGGTGATGTTCAGCAGGCCCGTTGGGGAACACACGGTGATCATCCGATTATCGTGTTGTCGGCCTCCAATGTGCAAGAGTGTCTTGATATGACAATTACTGCATTCAATATGGCTGAAAAATACCGGACTCCCGTTATTTTGTTGTTGGATGAAGTGACTGCGCATACTCGTGAAAAAATCGAATTGCCTAATGAGGGCGAGTACGAAGTGTTTTCTCGGACTGTGCCGTCTATGCCGCCGGAATGGTATAAGCCGTATGAAGAGACCGTACGCGGTGTCCCGCCTATGCCTGCCATTGGGGCCGGCTATCGTTTTCATGTGACTGGTTTGACGCATGATCGTAATGGATTTCCTACGCAGCGTCCTGAAGAGGTCATTGAGCTTATGGATCGTATCCATCGCAAGATTGACCAGTTCTTCTACGACATTCAGTTGGTGGAAGAAGTTCAGACAGAGGACGCAGAGGTCGTGGTTATCGCTTACGGCTGTGTGGCTCGTTCCGCTGAACTGGCCGTGCAGCAGGCACGTGAAAACGGGGTGAAAGCCGGACTGCTCAAATTGAAAACCCTGTTCCCGTATCCCAGACGGCATACCGAAAAGGTGCTTGCCAAAGCCAAGACACTGGTGGTGCCTGAAATGAATATGGGTCAGATGTCTCGCGAGGTGAAGCGTGTAAATATGGGCCAGGCTGCAGTCAGGACCATCAATCGCGTGGACGGACAGATCGTCACTCCCGCGGAAATCCTCAAGGTCATCATGCAGGGGTAG
- a CDS encoding 2-oxoacid:ferredoxin oxidoreductase subunit beta: MSNFTGNEIIHQYLRHNKKFPHVLCAGCGHGIVLGTLIRSIHALEIPKDDVVVVAGIGCSGRLAVYVDFNTVHTTHGRALSFATGIKMANPKLNVITIMGDGDALSIGGNHLIHAARRNIGVTALVLNNNIYGMTGGQSSPATPVGSTTMTNPYGQLDNSFDTVELAKGAGANYVARGTVFHVNKLEKIMTEAIKRPGFSVVEAITPCHTQYGRKNKYKSPVDMYKWMKKNAIPIERYNELSEDKRKDRMPIGVFVERDRPGFEESYQKLQSNFLAQAAKGGK; this comes from the coding sequence ATGAGTAATTTTACCGGAAATGAAATAATCCATCAGTATCTGAGGCATAACAAGAAATTCCCGCATGTTCTGTGCGCTGGTTGCGGTCACGGTATCGTGCTGGGAACCTTGATTCGTTCAATTCACGCTTTGGAAATACCCAAGGACGACGTGGTTGTTGTGGCTGGTATCGGCTGCTCAGGTCGCCTAGCCGTATATGTGGACTTTAATACTGTCCATACTACTCACGGTCGCGCTTTGAGTTTTGCCACGGGCATCAAGATGGCTAATCCGAAGCTTAACGTCATCACCATTATGGGGGACGGCGATGCGCTGTCTATCGGCGGCAACCATCTTATCCATGCGGCTCGTCGAAATATCGGTGTCACCGCATTGGTTTTGAACAATAATATCTACGGCATGACCGGCGGGCAAAGTTCTCCGGCTACGCCTGTCGGGTCCACGACCATGACCAACCCATATGGGCAGCTCGATAATAGCTTTGATACCGTGGAATTGGCTAAGGGCGCGGGTGCCAACTATGTGGCACGCGGGACGGTTTTTCATGTGAACAAGCTGGAAAAGATTATGACCGAGGCCATTAAACGTCCCGGTTTCAGTGTGGTGGAAGCCATCACGCCGTGCCACACCCAGTATGGTCGCAAGAACAAGTACAAGAGCCCTGTGGATATGTATAAGTGGATGAAGAAGAATGCCATTCCGATTGAACGCTACAACGAACTCTCTGAAGACAAGCGTAAAGATCGGATGCCCATTGGCGTATTTGTCGAACGGGATCGCCCCGGCTTTGAGGAGAGTTACCAGAAGTTGCAGTCGAACTTTCTGGCGCAGGCCGCCAAGGGAGGCAAATAA
- a CDS encoding 2-oxoacid:acceptor oxidoreductase family protein — translation MKPQQELERFEIRFSGLGGQGIITLGKIMGQGLALGHGYNVTQTQSYGPEARGGSSKCDLVISSGPISYPKAENLDLLVALSQEACNTYYPYLKPGGVLVLESDLVKQPPTNQFLGLPYTALAKDKVGILQAMNTVVLGSLSFLLPFVNQGAMRKSLESVLPPKIKAINTKAFNLGHRLAKKEWGDDVGEAWRDE, via the coding sequence ATGAAACCGCAGCAAGAACTTGAGCGTTTCGAGATTCGGTTTTCCGGTCTGGGCGGTCAGGGTATCATTACTTTGGGCAAGATCATGGGACAGGGACTGGCTCTCGGCCATGGCTACAACGTCACCCAGACCCAGAGCTATGGTCCTGAGGCGCGTGGCGGGTCCAGTAAGTGCGATCTGGTCATAAGCTCAGGGCCCATCAGCTATCCCAAAGCCGAAAATTTGGACTTGCTGGTGGCATTGTCTCAGGAAGCCTGCAACACATATTATCCCTATCTGAAACCGGGCGGGGTGTTGGTGCTGGAATCTGATCTGGTTAAGCAGCCGCCTACCAATCAGTTCCTTGGCTTGCCGTACACCGCGCTTGCCAAGGATAAAGTTGGTATCCTTCAGGCCATGAATACTGTGGTTCTGGGGTCTCTGTCCTTCCTGCTTCCCTTTGTCAATCAGGGGGCCATGCGCAAGAGTTTGGAGTCCGTACTGCCACCCAAGATCAAGGCCATCAACACCAAGGCTTTCAACCTGGGCCATCGCCTCGCCAAGAAAGAATGGGGTGATGACGTCGGCGAAGCATGGCGTGATGAATAG
- a CDS encoding FlgO family outer membrane protein, whose protein sequence is MHGSSDGLTATPGRQQMTKPVLILLMISTTLLMTGCGNRMWKDGKDTASETYNYVFDTAPTAKSYHETSSIPLIELNYRAADVLYSNVGKGELTLKSAVFVKRFTNQKDPGDNAIFGSVITQQIADRLVQRGVLITDGTPNATDYLYGKGVSAEDYKSLTDTMSGKFPPRSGMLTGNYVIGDNYVYMSSKVIRLVDSAVVSAHNWTLPISDNIREMLPQLKSDDGMVPTVKNKFD, encoded by the coding sequence ATGCACGGTTCGTCAGACGGCTTAACTGCGACTCCGGGACGGCAACAGATGACCAAGCCTGTACTGATATTACTGATGATCTCCACCACCCTCCTTATGACTGGGTGTGGTAACCGCATGTGGAAAGACGGCAAGGATACTGCCTCCGAAACATACAACTATGTCTTTGATACCGCCCCCACAGCGAAATCTTACCATGAGACTTCGTCAATTCCTCTTATCGAACTGAACTACAGAGCAGCTGATGTGCTGTACTCCAACGTGGGCAAAGGGGAATTAACTCTAAAATCCGCCGTGTTCGTCAAACGGTTCACCAATCAAAAAGACCCCGGCGACAATGCCATTTTCGGTTCAGTCATAACTCAACAAATAGCGGACCGACTAGTCCAACGTGGCGTACTTATCACCGACGGCACCCCCAATGCTACCGACTATCTTTACGGAAAGGGAGTCAGTGCCGAGGATTACAAAAGTCTCACCGACACCATGTCTGGCAAGTTTCCACCCAGATCCGGGATGCTCACCGGCAACTACGTAATCGGCGACAATTATGTCTATATGTCCTCCAAAGTCATACGACTGGTAGACTCCGCCGTCGTCTCAGCTCACAACTGGACATTGCCCATCTCCGACAACATCCGAGAAATGCTGCCTCAACTCAAGAGTGACGATGGCATGGTTCCCACAGTCAAAAACAAATTCGACTAA